The following proteins are encoded in a genomic region of Chloracidobacterium sp.:
- a CDS encoding S9 family peptidase, translating to MKRKFLTKSFCVALILLLSASVFAQRTGRTTAPSRVYKPGPYTIEQYLTIKAASAPSFSPDGRRIAYLSNESGISEVWVVDLATAATHRLTDSDDNLSFVRWLGDGSGIIFGKAKGGDENTQFYWMRPDGAGIRALTNDPAVRHNFEFVSPDGKWIAYSSNKRNRQYFDSYKMDIASGKETLISQFDGNQNIEAANAAGTKFIISRDGTELSLDNNLYLVADGHETLLTPHKGAAEFYNVEFLPDGTSLLMSQNDRREFAALTQVRLGVAAPAMEPIEDARWDVSNIAVSPSGSLVVYTVNADGFSRVFTRNVATSGKPALSRFVGEARDVKLPGDGVVSGVTFNRDQTKLAFAFNSATRNSDIWTYDLKTEQLKRVTRSDTAGVNPNTFIAPQLVRYQTFDGREIPAWYYSPKPKAVDAPVASGWKQATDEDLFRPATEEIASTPKGGGKRPPLAPRPDGTVGPPIPAARGHAVIVSVHGGPEGQERPGFNPLYQYYLSKGYAILAPNVRGSTGYGKRFTHLDDVEKREDSVKDLSFAVQWLTFMGNADKDRIAVMGGSYGGYMTLAAITLYPELWAAAVDTVGIANWETFLKNTSGYRRRQREVEYGRLDRDLEFLRSISPIGRVDKIKCPLFVIQGKNDPRVPYTEAEQIVTAVRERGGIVEYKLYTDEGHGITKLKNRLELYPLVADFLDKYLK from the coding sequence TCCTGCTTCTGAGTGCTTCCGTATTTGCGCAAAGAACGGGCAGAACCACCGCGCCTTCGCGAGTTTATAAGCCCGGGCCGTACACGATCGAGCAATATCTGACGATCAAGGCAGCTTCGGCTCCGTCCTTCTCGCCCGACGGACGCCGGATCGCGTATCTGTCGAACGAATCAGGGATATCTGAGGTGTGGGTAGTCGATCTTGCAACGGCAGCGACACATCGGCTGACCGATTCTGATGATAATTTGAGCTTTGTCCGCTGGCTGGGCGACGGCTCGGGCATCATTTTCGGTAAAGCAAAGGGCGGCGATGAGAATACGCAGTTCTATTGGATGCGGCCCGACGGCGCAGGCATAAGGGCATTGACGAATGATCCGGCGGTGCGGCACAACTTCGAATTTGTTTCACCTGACGGCAAATGGATCGCATACAGCTCCAACAAACGCAACCGGCAATATTTCGACAGCTATAAAATGGACATTGCATCTGGCAAGGAGACGCTGATAAGCCAATTCGACGGAAATCAGAATATCGAAGCGGCCAACGCAGCCGGAACAAAATTCATTATCTCGCGCGATGGCACGGAGTTGAGCCTCGACAATAATTTATATCTTGTCGCTGACGGCCATGAGACGCTGCTGACGCCGCATAAAGGCGCTGCGGAGTTTTACAATGTCGAGTTCTTGCCTGACGGCACTTCGCTCCTGATGTCGCAGAATGACCGACGCGAGTTCGCCGCTTTGACGCAGGTTCGCCTCGGCGTTGCGGCCCCCGCGATGGAGCCTATTGAAGATGCTCGGTGGGATGTAAGCAATATTGCGGTCTCACCCTCCGGCTCGTTGGTCGTCTATACCGTGAACGCCGACGGTTTTTCACGAGTTTTTACAAGGAATGTAGCGACGAGCGGCAAACCTGCGCTCTCTCGGTTCGTCGGGGAGGCTCGTGATGTGAAACTGCCGGGCGACGGCGTTGTTTCCGGTGTTACTTTCAACCGCGATCAGACAAAGCTGGCATTTGCCTTCAACTCGGCGACACGCAACTCCGATATTTGGACATACGATCTGAAGACCGAGCAACTGAAGCGGGTTACGCGTAGCGACACGGCAGGCGTCAACCCGAATACGTTCATCGCACCGCAGCTGGTCAGATATCAAACATTCGACGGCCGCGAGATACCTGCGTGGTATTACTCGCCGAAGCCCAAGGCTGTTGATGCTCCAGTGGCTTCGGGCTGGAAGCAAGCAACGGATGAGGATCTTTTTCGGCCGGCGACCGAGGAGATCGCATCAACGCCAAAGGGCGGCGGCAAACGGCCGCCGCTCGCACCGCGTCCGGATGGTACGGTCGGCCCGCCGATCCCTGCGGCCCGAGGACACGCGGTCATCGTTTCGGTTCACGGCGGCCCCGAGGGCCAAGAGCGGCCGGGCTTTAACCCGCTCTATCAATACTATTTATCGAAAGGATATGCGATACTCGCCCCGAATGTCCGCGGTTCGACCGGCTACGGCAAACGCTTCACGCATTTGGATGACGTTGAAAAACGTGAGGATTCCGTAAAAGATCTCTCATTCGCGGTTCAGTGGCTGACCTTTATGGGCAATGCCGATAAGGATCGGATCGCCGTTATGGGCGGAAGCTACGGCGGCTATATGACGCTTGCCGCTATCACGCTTTACCCTGAACTTTGGGCGGCAGCTGTAGATACCGTCGGTATCGCGAATTGGGAGACCTTTCTAAAGAATACAAGCGGCTACCGGCGCCGTCAGCGTGAGGTAGAGTACGGGCGGCTCGATCGTGACCTCGAATTCCTGCGTTCGATCTCGCCGATCGGAAGGGTCGATAAAATAAAGTGTCCGCTTTTTGTGATCCAAGGCAAGAATGATCCGCGTGTGCCTTACACAGAGGCCGAGCAGATCGTTACGGCGGTACGCGAACGCGGCGGCATTGTCGAATATAAGCT